In one Saccharibacillus brassicae genomic region, the following are encoded:
- a CDS encoding sugar ABC transporter substrate-binding protein yields the protein MKKQVKGIVLLIAVVVFSIVATACGNGGTSGSGGSVSVGIVLPTKDEPRWVQDEQRFKDALSGTKYTTEILFSQGSSAKEKENVETLLNKGIKVLIICPQDGDAAAAAVEAAKKDGVTVIAYDRLITSTDAVDYYVTFDSLAVGAAQAQYLIDNGTGKGQPLYLYAGAATDNNAFLFFQGAWEVLQPKIADGTFMIANSPEAEKLKDTKDLSRDQMSSIIGQVTTNWDPNDAKNKAQTHLTSAAANMKGDVAILAPNDGTARSIADVFGSDSAVTNYVITGQDAEQASIQYIIDGKQSMTVFKDVRTLVKDAMGMAVEVLDNKTPETTGSYNNGNVDVKAKQTDVIVVDKANLQKELIDSEYYKAADFTGL from the coding sequence TTGAAAAAGCAGGTTAAGGGGATTGTGCTTCTGATTGCGGTCGTCGTATTCTCGATCGTAGCCACGGCATGCGGCAACGGCGGAACGTCGGGCAGCGGAGGAAGTGTCAGCGTCGGCATCGTACTCCCGACGAAGGATGAGCCGAGATGGGTGCAGGACGAGCAGCGCTTCAAGGACGCGCTGTCCGGCACGAAGTACACGACCGAAATTTTGTTCAGCCAGGGTTCTTCCGCGAAAGAAAAAGAAAACGTGGAAACGCTGCTCAACAAAGGCATCAAAGTGCTGATCATCTGCCCGCAGGACGGCGACGCCGCAGCGGCAGCGGTAGAAGCGGCCAAAAAAGACGGCGTGACCGTCATCGCTTACGACCGTCTGATCACAAGCACGGACGCCGTCGACTACTACGTCACGTTCGACAGCCTCGCGGTCGGCGCGGCCCAGGCGCAGTACCTGATCGACAATGGCACGGGCAAAGGCCAACCGCTGTATCTGTACGCCGGTGCGGCAACGGACAACAACGCGTTCCTGTTCTTCCAGGGCGCATGGGAAGTGCTTCAGCCTAAAATCGCGGACGGCACGTTCATGATCGCGAACTCGCCGGAAGCCGAGAAACTCAAAGATACCAAAGACCTGTCCCGCGACCAAATGAGCAGCATTATCGGCCAGGTTACAACCAACTGGGATCCGAACGACGCCAAGAACAAAGCGCAGACTCACCTGACGTCCGCCGCCGCCAACATGAAAGGCGACGTTGCCATTCTCGCTCCGAACGACGGCACGGCCCGCTCGATCGCCGACGTGTTCGGTTCCGACAGCGCGGTGACAAACTACGTCATTACCGGCCAGGATGCCGAGCAGGCTTCGATCCAGTACATCATCGACGGCAAGCAGTCCATGACGGTCTTCAAAGACGTACGTACCCTCGTTAAAGACGCAATGGGCATGGCCGTCGAAGTACTGGACAACAAAACGCCGGAGACGACCGGTTCGTACAACAACGGCAACGTGGACGTCAAAGCCAAACAAACCGACGTGATCGTGGTCGACAAAGCCAATCTGCAAAAAGAACTGATCGATTCGGAATATTACAAAGCGGCAGACTTCACGGGACTGTAA
- a CDS encoding sugar ABC transporter ATP-binding protein has product MGGNILDKKEHRTAGGRGDNILEMRGISKNFTGVKALSDVNFQVKRGEIHFLVGENGAGKSTLMKVLSGVYPYGTYEGDIVYEGTVQQFGKITDSVKTGIAIIYQELALFPDLSVYENIFAGNEVKRGGVIDWNETIIQSRKMLDKVKLNVNPETLIRDLGVGKQQLVEIAKTLSKDVKLLILDEPTAALNENDSENLLQLLRELKNQGITCIMISHKLKEVISIADKATVIRDGKTICTLDAAKGEITEAQIIKNMVGRDIEDIYPKRPDKKFGEHILEVKNWTAYDPTLGRNLVKNVDLYVKKGEIVGIAGLMGSGRTEFALSIFGNPRNYKLDGELYVDGKRSKFRHTSEAIKAGIAYVTEDRKGDGLFLLQDIKSNVSAANLKGISPGGVINDNEEVKVANEYKGSMNIKAPSVEQIVGNLSGGNQQKVSLGKWLFVGPQLLILDEPTRGIDVGAKFEIYTIMNKLIAQGMSIIMISSELGEVLGMSDRIYVMAEGRIKGEIAAEEADQEKIMQFATQ; this is encoded by the coding sequence ATGGGCGGAAATATATTGGATAAAAAAGAACACCGGACAGCCGGAGGCCGGGGCGACAACATTTTGGAGATGAGAGGCATTTCCAAAAACTTTACGGGCGTCAAAGCGCTCTCGGACGTGAACTTTCAAGTCAAACGAGGCGAAATTCACTTTCTGGTCGGCGAAAACGGCGCAGGCAAATCGACGTTGATGAAGGTGTTGAGCGGGGTCTATCCGTACGGCACATACGAGGGCGACATCGTCTACGAAGGCACGGTTCAGCAGTTCGGCAAAATCACGGACAGCGTCAAAACGGGCATCGCGATCATCTATCAGGAGCTTGCTTTGTTCCCGGACCTGAGCGTGTACGAGAATATTTTTGCGGGTAACGAGGTCAAGCGCGGCGGCGTGATCGACTGGAACGAGACGATCATCCAATCGCGCAAAATGCTCGACAAGGTCAAGCTCAACGTCAATCCCGAGACGCTGATCCGCGATCTCGGCGTAGGCAAGCAGCAGTTGGTCGAAATCGCCAAAACGCTCAGCAAAGACGTCAAGCTGCTCATTTTGGACGAACCGACGGCGGCGCTGAACGAGAACGACAGCGAGAATCTGCTGCAGCTGCTGCGCGAGCTGAAGAACCAGGGCATTACGTGCATCATGATCTCGCACAAGCTCAAAGAAGTCATCTCGATCGCCGACAAGGCGACGGTCATTCGCGACGGCAAAACGATCTGCACGCTGGACGCTGCCAAAGGCGAAATTACCGAAGCGCAGATCATCAAGAACATGGTCGGCCGCGATATCGAGGACATCTATCCGAAGCGTCCCGACAAAAAGTTCGGGGAGCACATTCTCGAAGTGAAGAACTGGACCGCTTACGATCCGACGCTTGGCCGCAACCTCGTCAAGAACGTCGACCTCTATGTGAAAAAAGGCGAAATCGTCGGCATCGCGGGCCTCATGGGTTCGGGCCGGACGGAGTTCGCGCTCAGCATTTTCGGCAATCCGAGAAACTACAAGCTGGACGGCGAGCTGTACGTCGACGGCAAACGCAGCAAGTTCAGGCACACGAGCGAAGCGATCAAGGCGGGCATCGCCTACGTGACCGAAGACCGCAAAGGCGACGGGCTGTTCCTGCTGCAGGACATCAAAAGCAACGTCAGCGCGGCGAATCTCAAAGGCATCTCTCCCGGCGGCGTTATCAACGACAACGAAGAAGTCAAAGTCGCCAACGAATACAAAGGTTCGATGAATATCAAAGCCCCTTCGGTGGAACAGATCGTCGGCAACCTGAGCGGCGGCAACCAGCAGAAAGTATCGCTCGGCAAATGGCTGTTCGTCGGCCCGCAGCTGCTCATCCTGGACGAACCGACCCGAGGCATCGACGTCGGCGCCAAGTTCGAAATCTATACCATCATGAACAAACTGATCGCCCAGGGCATGAGCATCATCATGATCTCTTCCGAACTCGGCGAGGTGCTCGGCATGAGCGACCGGATCTACGTCATGGCCGAAGGCCGGATCAAAGGCGAGATCGCGGCCGAAGAAGCCGACCAGGAGAAAATCATGCAGTTTGCGACGCAGTAG